From Thermomonas sp. XSG, one genomic window encodes:
- a CDS encoding type II secretion system protein GspK: MLVIVLATLVVLTLLATAVATSAERAIRAAQEDADRFEGELAMTGTRETLLFMLATQRQTLAGLTVNESDASASTAQMAEDPDGLTVLPVGNEIRLDGTEYQGLETARFALQDDRGLLSANWAGPALRYALYDSLNVRETEWDGLDAKRLDYQDPDDLHRLNGAEKDQYRRENLPPPSNRTLATPLELRRIPGWREMLAGVDDAQLLSMLTLSRSVDMNINTAPATVLQLLPGLPRRTAERMVELRRAAPFLSVRRAQETFGIGAVPEENLSLFAIPSGNLILWDERSGARRLLHWTLTPLEIDGPPWRIDYEVTLPRGNEPDQAVVGTPPTPLFTSPDTAGERR; the protein is encoded by the coding sequence GTGCTGGTGATCGTATTGGCGACACTGGTAGTGCTGACGCTGCTGGCCACCGCGGTCGCCACCTCGGCAGAACGCGCGATCCGCGCCGCGCAGGAGGACGCCGATCGCTTCGAGGGGGAGCTGGCCATGACCGGCACCCGCGAGACGCTGCTGTTCATGCTGGCCACGCAGCGCCAAACGCTTGCCGGATTGACCGTCAACGAATCCGATGCCTCCGCGTCCACCGCCCAAATGGCCGAGGACCCTGACGGACTGACTGTCCTCCCGGTTGGCAATGAAATCCGTCTCGACGGCACCGAGTATCAAGGCTTGGAGACCGCCCGCTTCGCCCTGCAGGACGACCGCGGCCTGCTGAGCGCCAATTGGGCCGGGCCCGCTCTGCGCTATGCGCTCTATGACTCTCTTAACGTGCGGGAAACCGAATGGGACGGCCTCGATGCCAAGCGGTTGGACTACCAGGACCCCGACGACCTGCACCGTCTGAACGGGGCGGAGAAAGACCAGTACCGCAGGGAAAATCTGCCTCCACCAAGCAACCGGACTCTGGCCACGCCGCTGGAGCTACGCCGGATCCCCGGGTGGCGGGAAATGCTTGCAGGTGTGGACGACGCACAGCTGCTATCCATGCTGACACTGTCCCGCAGCGTGGACATGAACATCAACACCGCTCCTGCTACCGTCCTGCAACTGTTGCCGGGCCTGCCCCGCCGCACCGCGGAGCGCATGGTCGAGTTGCGCCGGGCGGCACCATTTCTTTCCGTTCGCCGGGCGCAGGAGACCTTCGGCATCGGTGCGGTCCCGGAAGAAAACCTGTCACTATTTGCAATTCCCTCCGGCAACCTTATCCTATGGGATGAACGCTCAGGTGCGCGCCGGCTCCTGCACTGGACGCTTACGCCGCTAGAGATCGACGGACCTCCCTGGCGTATTGACTACGAGGTCACCCTCCCACGTGGCAACGAACCCGATCAGGCCGTGGTTGGCACGCCTCCAACACCGCTTTTCACCTCGCCGGATACGGCTGGGGAGCGACGGTAA
- a CDS encoding prepilin-type N-terminal cleavage/methylation domain-containing protein — MISDPRPMQQRGLTLLEMMVVLLIAGMAVALGFQSLGQWRRANAAISSISGTIQQTTLTESWLADSLRGLIPVPEQTFEGSEDKLLGVTTLPVQSHQGGATDIEWSIRSEAGLPHLLLKEGTDRRLDLPLSGVSRARFAYMDKEGKLHAQWPPKLGLHDHLPAVVLLSQEMDDGSRRVWAATISGSRNPYTNPFEDDYE, encoded by the coding sequence ATGATTTCTGATCCGCGGCCCATGCAGCAGCGGGGGCTGACGCTGCTGGAGATGATGGTGGTACTGCTGATTGCAGGCATGGCAGTAGCCCTTGGCTTCCAGTCACTCGGGCAATGGCGCCGGGCGAACGCCGCGATCTCGAGCATCAGCGGCACCATCCAGCAGACCACGCTGACCGAAAGCTGGCTGGCGGATTCGCTGCGCGGCTTGATCCCCGTGCCCGAACAGACCTTCGAGGGCAGTGAGGACAAATTGCTGGGGGTGACGACGCTGCCGGTTCAATCCCACCAGGGCGGCGCCACCGATATCGAATGGTCCATCCGCAGTGAAGCGGGGCTTCCGCATCTACTGCTGAAGGAGGGCACGGACAGACGCCTGGACCTGCCGCTATCTGGCGTGAGCCGTGCCCGTTTCGCCTATATGGACAAGGAGGGGAAGCTGCATGCGCAGTGGCCGCCGAAACTCGGCCTGCACGATCACCTTCCAGCCGTCGTCCTGCTGAGTCAGGAAATGGACGACGGCAGTCGTCGGGTCTGGGCCGCCACCATCTCCGGATCGCGCAACCCCTACACCAACCCCTTCGAGGACGATTATGAGTAG
- a CDS encoding prepilin-type N-terminal cleavage/methylation domain-containing protein, producing the protein MRWGRPHRQRGFSLLEAIVALTIMATCLLALYAWLSTSTLALNRVRNNAAALADARAAMAVIETVNPMAEPSGTRRLPPLEVRWKSEPLTDLRLGMSPAGGATQFDFRLYALDVEVLRDSRPVRDFRIRKTGWAASRPVAADDF; encoded by the coding sequence GGCAGCGCGGCTTCTCGCTCCTGGAGGCCATCGTTGCCTTGACCATCATGGCGACCTGCCTGCTGGCCCTCTACGCGTGGCTGTCCACCAGCACCCTGGCGCTGAACCGGGTGCGGAACAACGCCGCTGCGCTAGCCGACGCCCGCGCGGCAATGGCGGTAATCGAAACCGTGAATCCGATGGCCGAACCCAGCGGAACACGGCGATTGCCCCCCCTGGAGGTCCGCTGGAAGTCCGAGCCATTGACCGACTTGCGGTTGGGGATGAGCCCGGCTGGGGGCGCCACGCAGTTCGACTTCCGACTGTATGCACTGGACGTAGAAGTGCTGCGGGATAGCCGGCCGGTGCGCGATTTCCGCATTCGAAAGACCGGTTGGGCCGCCTCGCGCCCGGTTGCCGCCGATGATTTCTGA